A stretch of Asterias rubens unplaced genomic scaffold, eAstRub1.3, whole genome shotgun sequence DNA encodes these proteins:
- the LOC117305730 gene encoding protein FAM167A-like, with translation MGSSEFILHALKSAGPKFRESFELQTIPEDEVCLTELEKLKSVAARLNLASTRPSIVEWRANLDKPPFAFVNKRPKLSLTRNGEDEGLEYLERTDEERREHLQRSINWVKDELAEMKSQDHVLAMKLMRLRSEIQQLRLQTSISEHKELIENAAYSVEEEYEQKSGLCELPMNGGLFPGLDNPLKDFGVTRMNLNARRFSLR, from the exons ATGGGCTCGTCTGAGTTCATTCTACATGCCCTGAAGAGTGCTGGACCAAAGTTTAGAGAATCTTTTGAACTACAGACCATTCCTGAAGATGAAGTATGTCTGACAGAGTTAGAGAAACTCAAGAGTGTGGCAGCCAGATTGAATTTAGCCTCTACTCGGCCATCCATCGTGGAATGGCGAGCTAACTTAGACAAGCCACCATTTGCGTTCGTCAACAAGAGACCGAAGTTGTCGCTTACTCGAAATGGTGAGGATGAAGGGCTGGAATACTTGGAGAGAACAGATGAAGAAAGACGAGAACATCTGCAACGATCCATTAATTGGGTCAAAGACGAACTG GCAGAGATGAAATCCCAAGATCATGTCTTAGCCATGAAACTAATGCGCCTGCGTAGTGAGATCCAGCAATTACGTCTACAGACGAGTATCAGCGAGCACAAGGAGTTGATTGAGAATGCTGCATACAGCGTGGAGGAAGAGTACGAACAAAAGAGTGGATTATGTGAACTCCCAATGAATGGGGGACTTTTCCCAGGACTTGATAACCCACTCAAAGATTTTGGAGTGACGAGAATGAACTTAAATGCACGGAGGTTTTCCTTGAGATAA